A stretch of the Psychroserpens sp. Hel_I_66 genome encodes the following:
- a CDS encoding carboxypeptidase-like regulatory domain-containing protein: MKLHITLIIAFLGFSFFGISQTATLRGVILDESNRPISNVNIKAGSDGTTTNENGFYILKIPANKDITLVFTHLSHKRIEAKFNLKNGQEIEFNPVMSVEIEQIAAVVINQNTRQKVDGIVTITPEVIRTVKGANPGVENLLKTLPGVNISNELSTQYSVRGGNFDENLVYVNEIEVYRPFLIRSGQQEGLSFVNTDMVQNVDFSAGGFQAKYGDKLSSVLDITYRNPVRFGIRADASLLGGSLTAEAMSKDSKLSGIVGLRYRDNSLLINSLETETNVRPVFADAQAYLTYKFSDKFHLNFLGNISLNKYNFKPQNRQTNFGTLDEPVALLVFYEGQEKDQYFTNFGAFKANYFASEDLTLKLIASAYHTTEEEYFDILAQYRLGEVNSNIGEENLGEVEFSEGIGSQLTHARNDLDAIIVNVEHKGDYKIDDESTLEWSLKYTHEDIRDRLIEWEVIDSAGFSVRPPIFDFPNNQPYEPFQGPLVAFQNVRATNAVQIDRLQAYAQWSKRTMLGNNEVFYNAGVRVHNWTVNSDIANQDGVSSSTQTVFSPRAQFAIKPNWEKDMLFRVAGGLYYQPPFYRELRDSSGTVQPDVKAQKSFHIVLGNEYSFKMWDRPFKLVSEAYYKNLSDVNPYTLENVRIRYRAKNNAKAYAYGLDLRLNGEFVPGTESWFSFGYLKTEENIEDRGFIARPTDQRLKFGVLFQDYVPNIPDLKMYLNLVYNTGVPGGSPSYADPYDFQTRLRDYRRADLGISLVLVDQNKTYTSKWKQKFKELSIGAEIFNMFNAQNTITNTWVRDVYSKRQYAIPNFLTPRVFNVRLSARF; the protein is encoded by the coding sequence TTGAAGCTACATATCACACTCATTATTGCCTTTTTAGGCTTTTCTTTCTTCGGAATATCACAAACCGCAACCCTTCGAGGTGTTATTCTTGACGAAAGCAACAGGCCTATTTCCAACGTAAACATAAAAGCTGGAAGCGACGGTACAACAACAAATGAAAACGGATTTTACATCCTAAAAATACCTGCAAATAAAGACATAACTCTTGTTTTTACGCATTTGAGCCATAAACGTATTGAAGCAAAATTCAATTTAAAAAACGGACAAGAAATTGAGTTTAATCCTGTAATGAGTGTCGAGATTGAGCAAATTGCAGCAGTAGTCATCAATCAAAACACGCGTCAAAAAGTGGATGGCATTGTTACTATAACTCCCGAAGTGATTAGAACAGTCAAAGGCGCGAATCCTGGAGTAGAAAATTTACTAAAAACATTACCTGGTGTAAATATATCAAATGAGCTGAGTACACAATATTCGGTACGTGGTGGAAATTTTGACGAGAACCTTGTCTATGTCAATGAGATCGAAGTCTATCGTCCGTTTTTAATCCGTTCTGGTCAACAAGAAGGATTGAGTTTCGTAAATACAGATATGGTGCAAAATGTAGATTTCTCCGCTGGTGGATTTCAAGCAAAATATGGCGACAAATTATCCTCTGTTTTAGACATTACCTATCGTAATCCTGTAAGATTTGGCATTCGTGCAGACGCAAGTTTATTGGGTGGAAGCCTAACTGCCGAAGCTATGAGCAAAGACTCCAAGCTCTCGGGAATTGTAGGTTTACGCTATAGAGATAACAGTTTGTTGATTAATTCCCTGGAGACCGAAACTAACGTAAGACCGGTTTTTGCAGATGCACAAGCCTATTTAACTTATAAGTTTAGCGATAAATTTCATCTTAATTTCCTCGGAAACATCTCCTTGAACAAATACAATTTCAAACCTCAAAACAGGCAGACTAATTTTGGTACTTTAGATGAACCTGTTGCATTGCTTGTATTTTATGAAGGACAGGAAAAAGACCAATACTTCACGAATTTTGGCGCGTTTAAAGCGAATTATTTTGCTTCGGAAGATTTGACGCTAAAATTAATAGCTTCAGCATATCATACAACAGAAGAAGAATATTTTGACATTTTAGCACAGTACAGATTGGGAGAGGTCAATAGTAATATTGGTGAAGAGAATTTGGGAGAAGTAGAATTTTCCGAAGGTATTGGATCACAACTCACGCATGCTCGTAACGATTTGGACGCAATAATCGTTAACGTTGAGCACAAAGGAGATTACAAAATTGACGATGAAAGTACTTTAGAGTGGTCCTTAAAATATACCCACGAAGATATTAGAGATCGATTGATTGAATGGGAAGTTATTGATAGCGCAGGATTTTCGGTAAGACCTCCAATTTTCGATTTCCCAAACAATCAACCTTATGAGCCTTTTCAAGGTCCGCTTGTTGCTTTTCAAAATGTAAGAGCTACCAATGCGGTTCAAATTGATAGATTACAAGCGTATGCACAATGGAGCAAACGCACAATGCTTGGCAATAATGAAGTGTTTTACAATGCTGGTGTGAGAGTTCACAACTGGACGGTAAATAGTGATATTGCAAACCAAGATGGTGTGTCTTCTTCAACACAAACGGTTTTTAGCCCTAGGGCACAGTTCGCCATAAAACCAAATTGGGAAAAGGACATGTTATTTAGGGTTGCAGGTGGTTTATACTACCAACCGCCTTTTTATCGTGAGCTGCGAGATTCTTCGGGCACGGTCCAGCCTGATGTGAAAGCTCAAAAGTCTTTTCATATTGTGTTGGGTAATGAATACAGTTTCAAAATGTGGGATCGTCCTTTTAAGCTCGTTTCCGAAGCATATTATAAAAATTTGAGTGATGTGAATCCCTATACTTTAGAAAATGTGAGGATTAGATATCGCGCTAAGAATAACGCTAAAGCCTACGCTTACGGTCTAGATTTACGTCTTAACGGAGAGTTTGTTCCAGGAACAGAAAGCTGGTTTAGTTTTGGATACCTTAAAACTGAGGAAAACATTGAGGATCGTGGTTTTATTGCGAGACCAACCGATCAACGTTTAAAATTTGGCGTGTTGTTTCAGGACTATGTACCAAATATTCCAGATTTAAAGATGTACCTAAATCTTGTGTATAATACTGGAGTGCCTGGAGGTTCGCCAAGTTATGCAGATCCTTATGATTTTCAAACGCGTTTACGTGATTATAGACGTGCAGATTTAGGGATTTCATTGGTGCTGGTTGATCAAAATAAAACCTACACGAGCAAATGGAAACAGAAATTTAAAGAGCTGTCTATTGGCGCTGAGATTTTTAATATGTTTAATGCGCAAAATACAATAACGAATACTTGGGTGAGAGATGTTTACAGCAAACGACAGTACGCGATCCCAAATTTCTTGACACCTCGTGTGTTTAATGTGAGGTTAAGTGCTAGGTTTTAA
- a CDS encoding M23 family metallopeptidase, with the protein MKFTIFFIFCTTIGFSQSPYPQDYFRSPLDVTLVLSGTFAELRSNHFHSGLDIKTEQRTGLNVYAAAEGYVSRIKVSHYGYGKALYITHPNGYVSVYAHLSKFAPRIQKYIKACQYDKESYEVEMFPSPEELPISADEIVALSGNSGSSGGPHLHFEIRDNEERPINPLLFGYDVKDSKAPFITGVYAYPKSKNAHINNVKKREELRLIPNKNGDYTTEPIEAFGEIGFGIISNDQQDLAYNKNGLSNIQGFYNGNKTFEMDFKRFSFDESKHINRFIDYELYKDKNDRIQKLFVQSGNTLSMLKDVESNGYITVEDSTNTIYKVRLRDFKGNESWLTIPVKGKPAKEILEAPELKPNTFIFANQVNELEKDNVSVYFPKETFYEDFHIDFSVSNDTLKLHQNTVPLMKYYTITYDISNYSDDDKDKLFIANLYGYYQRPSYLSTKRLGDRLSARTKSLGTFTLASDTVNPTIRPVNFSDGKWVSKLNELTVKIDDDLSGISNYRATINGKWILMEYDYKKDTLTYDFDDNVNTETENNLKVIVTDNVGNSTTFEATFFRK; encoded by the coding sequence ATGAAATTCACCATTTTCTTTATTTTTTGCACTACAATAGGTTTTTCTCAATCCCCTTATCCTCAAGACTATTTTAGAAGTCCGTTGGATGTTACGTTAGTTTTATCTGGAACATTTGCAGAGTTAAGATCGAATCATTTCCATTCTGGATTGGATATAAAAACAGAACAACGTACAGGACTTAATGTCTATGCAGCAGCAGAAGGCTATGTAAGCAGAATAAAAGTGTCTCATTATGGCTACGGAAAAGCCCTTTATATCACACATCCTAATGGCTACGTTAGCGTTTACGCTCATTTAAGTAAATTCGCCCCACGTATCCAAAAATATATCAAAGCTTGTCAATATGACAAAGAAAGCTATGAAGTTGAAATGTTTCCCAGTCCTGAAGAACTTCCCATTTCAGCAGATGAGATTGTAGCATTATCTGGAAATAGTGGGAGTTCTGGTGGACCTCATTTGCACTTTGAAATTCGTGACAATGAAGAGCGCCCAATAAACCCCTTACTTTTTGGTTATGATGTGAAAGACTCAAAAGCACCCTTTATTACTGGTGTTTATGCCTATCCAAAAAGTAAAAATGCGCACATAAATAACGTTAAAAAAAGAGAAGAGCTAAGATTAATACCAAATAAAAATGGTGATTATACCACTGAACCTATTGAAGCCTTTGGTGAAATTGGTTTTGGAATTATAAGTAATGACCAGCAAGATTTAGCATACAATAAAAATGGATTGAGCAATATCCAGGGTTTTTACAATGGCAACAAAACCTTTGAAATGGACTTTAAACGTTTTAGCTTTGATGAGTCCAAACACATCAATCGTTTTATAGATTATGAATTATATAAGGACAAAAATGATAGAATTCAAAAATTATTTGTCCAATCTGGCAACACACTTAGTATGCTCAAAGATGTAGAGTCTAATGGTTATATAACGGTTGAGGACAGCACAAACACCATTTATAAAGTGAGATTGAGAGATTTTAAGGGTAATGAATCCTGGTTAACAATTCCCGTTAAAGGAAAACCCGCGAAAGAGATTTTAGAAGCTCCAGAGCTCAAGCCAAATACTTTTATCTTTGCAAATCAAGTGAATGAATTGGAAAAAGACAACGTTTCTGTTTATTTTCCGAAGGAAACATTTTACGAAGATTTTCATATCGATTTTAGTGTCTCAAACGACACCCTTAAACTTCACCAAAACACTGTACCATTAATGAAATATTATACTATCACATATGATATTAGCAATTATAGTGACGATGATAAAGACAAATTATTTATAGCTAATTTATATGGTTATTATCAAAGACCAAGCTATTTAAGTACAAAACGATTAGGGGATCGACTGTCTGCAAGAACAAAATCATTGGGAACTTTTACTTTAGCAAGTGACACCGTTAATCCAACCATTAGACCTGTAAATTTTAGTGACGGGAAATGGGTGAGCAAACTCAATGAATTAACCGTAAAAATAGATGATGATCTTTCTGGGATTAGTAATTATAGAGCAACCATCAATGGTAAATGGATATTAATGGAGTATGACTATAAAAAAGATACACTAACCTATGATTTTGACGATAATGTAAATACGGAAACAGAAAATAACCTAAAAGTAATCGTAACCGATAATGTGGGAAATAGTACTACATTTGAAGCTACATTTTTCAGAAAATAA
- a CDS encoding cell division protein ZapA gives MAEQLKIKLSIANRVYPLTIAPSQEEGLRKAAKKIEVMISQFEQNYSVRDKQDVLAMCALQFASQVEQKTIDKANVGEEVEDKLNALNELLHEHLRA, from the coding sequence ATGGCAGAACAGCTTAAAATAAAGCTATCTATAGCGAATCGAGTATACCCTTTAACCATTGCACCAAGTCAAGAAGAAGGATTACGTAAGGCAGCTAAAAAAATAGAGGTTATGATAAGCCAGTTTGAGCAAAACTATTCTGTACGGGATAAGCAAGATGTTTTGGCTATGTGTGCATTACAGTTTGCTTCTCAAGTTGAACAGAAAACAATAGATAAGGCCAATGTTGGTGAAGAAGTAGAGGATAAGCTTAACGCTTTAAACGAACTACTTCACGAACATTTAAGAGCATAA
- the rny gene encoding ribonuclease Y translates to MNTILMIVGGLVLGIVIGYMIAKSLEKSNASKLIKNANSEAESILKQAKSEGESIKKDKMLQAKEKFLELKAEHEKVILSRDKKIADAEKRTRDKESQLSSELAKNKKSNQSLEDKIKDYDFRLEFLEKKKEEVEKAHKSQIRQLEVISGLSAEDAKEQLVESLKGEAKTDAMSYIQNTMEEAKLTAQQDAKKIIINTIQRIGTEEAIDNCVSVFNIESDDVKGRIIGREGRNIRAIEAATGVEIIVDDTPEAIILSCFDSVRREIARLSLHKLVTDGRIHPARIEEIVKKTEKQIEQEIAEVGKRTVIDLGIHGLHPELIKMVGRMKYRSSYGQNLLQHSREVAKLCGVMAAELGLNPKLAKRAGLLHDIGKVPSSEADMETPHAILGMQWAEKHGEKPEVCNAIGAHHDEIEMTTLLSPIVQVCDAISGARPGARRQVLDSYIQRLKDLEDVAFGFNGVNKAYAIQAGRELRVMVESEKVSDEEAANLSFEISQKIQTDMTYPGQVKVTVIRETRAVNIAK, encoded by the coding sequence ATGAATACAATATTGATGATTGTTGGAGGATTAGTTCTTGGCATTGTAATAGGATATATGATTGCAAAGTCTTTAGAAAAGAGCAACGCGTCAAAACTTATAAAAAATGCTAATAGCGAAGCAGAATCAATTTTAAAACAAGCCAAAAGCGAAGGAGAATCTATCAAAAAAGATAAGATGCTCCAGGCAAAAGAAAAATTCTTAGAATTAAAAGCTGAGCATGAAAAAGTTATTTTATCTCGCGATAAAAAAATTGCAGATGCAGAAAAGCGCACAAGAGATAAAGAATCCCAGTTATCTAGTGAGTTAGCTAAAAACAAAAAATCAAACCAATCTTTAGAAGATAAAATAAAAGATTACGATTTTCGTCTTGAATTCCTTGAAAAGAAAAAAGAAGAAGTTGAGAAAGCCCATAAGAGCCAGATCAGGCAATTAGAGGTTATTTCAGGGTTATCTGCAGAAGATGCTAAAGAACAATTGGTAGAATCCTTAAAGGGAGAAGCTAAAACAGACGCCATGAGCTACATCCAAAATACGATGGAAGAAGCTAAATTGACAGCCCAACAAGACGCCAAAAAAATCATAATCAATACAATACAACGTATAGGTACAGAAGAAGCAATAGATAATTGCGTTTCTGTATTCAACATTGAATCTGATGATGTTAAAGGTCGTATCATTGGACGTGAGGGTCGAAATATTAGAGCCATAGAAGCTGCAACAGGAGTTGAGATTATAGTAGATGACACTCCAGAGGCAATAATCTTATCATGCTTTGATTCCGTACGAAGAGAAATTGCTCGTTTATCATTACATAAATTGGTGACCGATGGTAGAATACATCCAGCGCGAATTGAAGAAATCGTTAAGAAAACCGAAAAACAAATAGAGCAGGAAATAGCTGAAGTTGGTAAACGTACAGTAATCGATCTTGGTATTCATGGCCTACATCCAGAATTGATTAAAATGGTAGGTAGAATGAAATATCGTTCTTCTTACGGACAAAACTTACTACAGCACTCTCGTGAAGTTGCAAAACTATGCGGAGTTATGGCTGCGGAATTAGGCCTAAATCCAAAACTAGCAAAACGAGCAGGACTTTTACATGATATAGGAAAAGTACCTTCTTCAGAAGCAGATATGGAAACTCCTCACGCTATCTTAGGAATGCAGTGGGCAGAAAAACATGGCGAGAAACCAGAAGTTTGCAATGCTATTGGAGCCCATCACGATGAAATAGAAATGACAACATTGTTGTCTCCAATCGTTCAAGTTTGTGATGCCATCTCTGGAGCTCGACCAGGTGCAAGACGTCAAGTTTTAGACTCTTACATACAACGTTTAAAAGATTTAGAGGATGTTGCTTTTGGCTTTAATGGAGTTAACAAAGCATATGCGATTCAAGCAGGAAGAGAATTGCGTGTTATGGTAGAAAGTGAAAAAGTTTCTGATGAGGAAGCAGCAAATTTATCGTTTGAAATATCCCAAAAAATACAAACAGATATGACTTATCCTGGACAGGTAAAAGTAACTGTTATTAGAGAAACAAGAGCTGTGAATATTGCGAAATAG